The segment CGGAACTTTTGCACATCAAGGGGACTTTTATAGGAGTTATTGCGCTTCGAAAAAGTTTACGTATTTAGTGTAATGACAAGTCGCGACAGTATTATTATAGTatcgttaatatattatacgagaataaattatctatgTTATTGTCAATATATGACTCAGCGATTTAAGGCCAATCGAATTATTCCATACGTCAAGGTTAAATCAACGCTCTGTCGTCGAGTGAAACGGTGCTGGAATGCAACATTATAACTCTTAGTTcctacaaatataattgtgtaaatatttttaacacttCTTTTTTCCTCGGTGACTGAATTGATTACTTTCCTGGTTACagtattatctaatattatctAAGAATCGTAAGAATCTTTTGTGAATTCGTTACTCAAAAGCAATGCTAGcagaatttatgaataattcatTGCTATtcatatttaagaatttacgagaaatttatttaaatttatacttattctctttctttttttcttccgccaagataaatttaattccaacaattgtatttttgaaaaaataaattctcgtTTTAATATAAGCAACATGCAaacacattaatttttttttgatcaGCCAAGCGATGAACAAGGAAGGAACATTTGACAAAAACTTGCTTTCCACAATGGTGAAAACAATGATAATTGTAATCCTGTCCGTTTATTCGAATTCAATGAGTTtgcgttttatttatatcttccgTTTCCTTTTGCTGCGTTCAACAAAGATCATGTGTATGTATCTTGTTTCCTGTTCACGTTATTTGAAATCCCAATCTAGAATTTAGTCAAGCAAATATAGAATCCACAATAATGCGATCTTCACTAATTATTGGTTAACATCGTCGCACTGATCGTTAAGCGATAGTAacaattaagattaattatcGTTTAAGATGTGTGCAAATATGTGATTGTCGCAATGTTGCAAAATTAGTGATTGAGATCAATATATAGCGTTTCCGTTAACCTTTTGCTCTACAGTGATACATTGCATTCGAATGCATAGTATGACGCAATCGGATAGTATTATGGTAATTGccaatttgttattaataattatgtttaatgaaattatgtatatacgatATCAATGTGAAATGCTCACAAGTGTTATTAGTTTAATAGTCTTCGACGTGCGTAAACTTTAATTAGACGATTTTGATTTTGGACAAAGATAAGCAACTGTAAAATACCATTGCTTGGATTctcttaatgaaaaaaatcattaattacgcgataataaaatttcaaatatatatatttcctttatacatgtataatcgAAACATTGTGTgtgcatttaataaattgcctAATcgttatatcttattatattaaaacggTTTTTTGTCACTTTTAAATGTCGAATGTAACAATTGCTCATCTTTATTACTGCGCGCGCGATATTGCTGTTAAAAAAACgcacatattcattatttcgaATTTAAATGAAGAGTAAAATATCGTGTTGTCGGCACAAAATTGAATTAACACGTTCGAAATATTGAATAACGAAAAACTCTTTGCAAGAGCAACGTCATGGGATgtgtataagttttttttaccgaTTTTTGACATGTAAAAAgcgcaattattattacatattagaaAGTAAAGTTTCTCTTGCTGGAGAAAAGAACTGAATCGATGCAATAATGTGTTTTTTGTTAAGTCATTTTCTATATCGATATAACAGAATTTGTGTACAGAAAATTTGttgttaatttctttcaaagaTAATACGCAATAGTTTTAGTCTTTAttgacttaaatttattatgtcaatattttgttttccaTACATTTTCCATTagaaaacacacacacacaacacaatatacaattttacgtttgttttaattattttaaaataattcttatattatgCGTTacgtaattataatgtaataatttcgaaaaagagaaaacaataataataattagttacaaaaataatattcacagTTTTTCGATTAATGTAGATATTTGTTTACACAAGACTATGATACGTTATTCGCTTTTCTtctgtgataaaaattaagaactaTCGGATTTTATAATTCGTTATTTGTATAcgatttgtaaatatacagggtatccCATGCAAATAGACGAAACtgtattttcaaaatgtttggATATAAAAAACTCTTTCAAagcgtaaataaatattttcaggctgcagattttctttaaatcacttttagatatttttttgcattaatacataaaagcgagttgttatttttttaaatagaatgatatattttttatacactaATTGATtcagtttttctttaaaaacacttattaaaagttacttactaaaaaatcattaatttaaaaattattttaattttacaattgcaAAGTAGCATTTAACTCTATCAGCAGATGGACTTCTCCTTTTTTATCTGTTCCTGTTCATTACTAATAACTCTCTATACACaactcatatttataaatcaatctatttttacagatatattatttaataatatattttgtagttttattaaattgtatagtCAATtaagtacaattaatataaaatcatatcgcttataaatctaaaaagaaaattaatttgatattaattttggttttatccaattaaaatttataagaagcTACAAGTCTCTATCGCGAaacataatcaaatttaatcaattgtgTACAATTGCATTTTAGCAACTACACTTATACGTAAGAATGCATAAAACTaaggtaaaaatataatacgtctaaatattatttaattttatcttatgacatttttatgtatcttctATTATAACCGTTTCAAAGATATAGTTTTGCCTAGTTTTGCATAGAATaccttgtgtgtgtgtatgtatgtgtatgtgtgtgtgtgtgtctgtgtgtgtctGCTTGCGCGCGCaagtgcgtgcgtgtgtgtacgtgtgtgttaTTTCATAAGACAAATAATTACCAAAAAGACTAGCtgtgcaataattatattaaaaaatgttttgtccTGTTTTggtaacatattaaataattttaaaatgcgtATTAACAATCAAATAATACACAGTGTAGTGATCATAGAGAATATAAGCTATAGATAAATGATGTGAGAAGAaaataacgaatttttttcgataatttttttttctgtcgcAACATATCAATTGCTATTGAGGTAAGACGTAATATaccatattattatacacataatttttatttaattttctacagtacttgtttctttcaattttatttcaatgataTCACAGAAAGAGAATCGCTGAATAAGATATTCCGACTGTGACTgcttaaatctaaaaaattattttatttaatgtgaaatcgacgatatatttataggaaaacatattaatatcatctctgacaaaaatatatatcaacgCTACGTTACGAcagacatttatatataatagacaaACGGCGATCTCTCTTGTtcgtattttaaaatctatgccactcaaattttgacaaagtatattaaatgtacTGCAAGTTAACTGTAAATTAGAAACATGtctactaattaaaaatatgaatcttATATTTGCACATATCTTTCATTACATCTGAatcttattactttattattttgtttttatcaccacagaataaacaatttaagTTTAATAGTTCTTTATTAATgagaattaataatcattaaatacGTTTTAAATCCAGAGAATATTTCGTACatcgttaaatatatttcaattcgTGCCATCAAATATTCACTTTAATTCtgctttcttaaaatttacaatttgtttAGTGAAAGAAATCAACATCACTTTTATACAGTcagaaaatgtttaatttccagagatttaattttatcacattatctagagttttaattaaatagaaagattattaataaatatatttttaatattatataatataatataatataaattgagataaattgatttatatgtattattctctttctctatttaaacacaattacacatatttatattatattatgcatcCCCTGTGTTTTGTCTGTTTGTGGAAGCTGTCTGACAGTTCTATTTGTTTTCCTCTGTTCCTGTCTCCGAGGGATTGTTTTCGAGCTCATTGCTAAGAAGTTGATCAACAAGGGTGTACATTTTGTGGAGAGCTGGATTTCTTAAATCTCATCATTAACATGCCGTGCAGACACATCTTTTTAACAGCTacaattattgcaatattactctgttttatacattttatgttctcaattattaataaaaatattcttctcaaagaatattattattttatatacgagtGCGATGAATATATGGTGGGTGAATTGCAAGATTGATCAACATTGACTCGCAGGCACAACATTTAAGATCATATTAAGATCAAACTCATCAATAAagattcaataattaaatcttcgGTGATTAAAGTATTTACTGCGTTTAATAATTGCATCATGTTTTGCTGTAGTAAGTAACTTTTGAATGGTAAAATCTGCACtaacttaaatatttgttaattatatgtaaaaaatttgatttgactagcaatgttttattatctttattaaatttgttaagtgACGCCACAATGCatcattttttagaattaattcaactttaaaagttaaataactttaatctaatcagaaaatttatattttagttatgtatgtataaaatcaaaatgttaatttaattacacatttacaaattttgtatattttacaaaaaccgCGAACATGCAAAAAGCATGTGATGCAGATTTATAAATCGATCCTCCGTTAGCTATGCAAAATTCATTCTGCTTTACAATATTGTACACctataataaaagaacaataaatattgcacCAATTTTAcagtgataaaattattatattactctaatttgtcttttttatcaattcttaCCTGGTGTTACAGACATTATCCAATTAATGAAAGCTCCTGTACGTGTTGAGACAGCAGGTATTTTTGAACCACAACCAACACCAGTAGATATAATACCAACTAATACAAGTTTACTTGTGGTAGGATTTTGCCATAAGACAGGTCCACCACTGTCCATCTGTAAACAAAAGAACAGAAGAAattgttgtatttttaaaatgatttattcactatttcttgaataataatacagttttacactcttatatattataataattatttttatatatctaacctagtaaaaaataatttttttacctgACAAGAATCTTTTCCCGGAGTATAAGTACATATATTGCCATCGGTTAATTCAGGATAATAATAGTGGCATGTGCTAgaacttattacatttaagCTTACTTTTTGTAACGTAGTCGATTTGGCGCCGCCAAATTCTAGTAAACCCCAACCTGACGGTTATATGGAATTAGAATGCATAATTATAATcgataactataaaaattaaacaatactAACCCAACATATCCACTTTCGAACCTGCGAACGAGTCTTGTTCATGATGAAATGGTAAGCAGACTGGGCCAACTTCAGCACTATATTGTATAGTaccaataatattacaaacagCTATATCGTTGtggatatctttataataaggGTGCATTTTGCACGAGCTCACGCGGAACAACTTGGTTGCCTTTGTTTCGTTACCTATTTGCAAAATGAATAAcagttgtaaaatattattcattactatttaaaaagcaatagaaattttcttaatattggatttgtcatttaaaattttcaaattttgacttcagatttaaaattagaagTCTCGAAACGTATCTAAATTTtcagttattaatttaaaccatatagttattaattttttaaactataattaaatttgactgTCATATAAAGTtgccatttttaattttgacttCAAATTTCTAATTAGCGATCGCACAAACCtccatattatattaaattttaataaatgtaatatatttttaaaaaatttgtgtcgCAAATGGTTAAACAATAAtgctaaaactttttaaataaaaaataaagagttgtatttgcagaaaatatttctttgtaataaaaagtgaatataatattttcttatataaaaagttattttttcccTTTACGTTGcattaaacatttgtaaatACTTTATCtcaattaacaataagttataaCTTTTACAAATTGGTATTAgaaatacaaacaaaaattacaagagtttaatgtaattattaaaatcgtaaatatttgcttaaaaaatcatttctattttaagatttttatttaagtattattttaatagatattttaataattacctCTGCTTACATCGTGTTCACCAACAATAACGCCAATTGTATTGATGTTTCTATTCTCTACACAATGAGCTGCTGTCAGTACATATTGTTGAGATATTATCGTACAACCacaatatatcattttcataGTACTATCAACAAGTCCACACATCATTGGATATTCATTTATCCCAGTTTCCTTACCGCCTACTATTTTAGTCTAAACAAGTAACATGATGTAagtgattctttattttaaacctTTAAAACCTTTAAcccttataaattaaaatagaattttaataaacaatttatagattataaaaccaattataaataaataataactaatccaatattatattaataaatagtattttacaagataattaaaacttactGTTTTTTTCCAACCACATTTGCAATTGTTTTCATCAAACGGCTTTTCTGCTCGAATTTCGCATAAAAATTTACCTCCTTTCGAGTAAGAAAGtgaatctaattttataatcggATTCATTCCTTCAAGAATTAATGAACCGTTACCACAATATTTCTGCACATTTTTTCCGGCAATTTGAACAGAAAGAGTATCTTGAGTACAAccattctataaaaaaataataatatataaaattatatagtaaaatgtagataaaataAGGCATTAAACTCAATTTTCCATTCTATgtttaattactataataattatattgtatctaTGTTCACTTCAGTTAAATCAATAGATTacacagtttaaaaaaaaattttttcaaaagaaaaagcaaacaataaaaacattatttctcGTAGTCTTACtgaatatagtttttaatgttttattacatcaCAGTTttgatgttaataaaatttgttgttaaataaacaagaaatattgtgttaatatattattatattactaacaataagaagcATGTAACGATATTGGAAAGTTTCATAACATTCAAGATTAActacaaatacaaattaaatttattattattgttaatcttcaaatagaactttttgtaaatattaaggttaataagattttatttttcattaattaaatattaagtaaactatagaaaaattgtaaattaagcCATTGATAAATAATCAACAAGTACTTGTGAActcgatattaaaattatataataataattgcaatagtAGGTGGACTTAGTTTGGCAGACAtagagtaaataattaataccaaattagataataatcataatctgtaataaactaatattttcttgtgataaacattttattacaatattaatttttataacgaatCTCTTTTCCGTgctaaaagttttaaaaatatttttaatttaaaaataaaatttttcaaatatatatatatatatgtatataatagttatatactataatataataaaatataataacataactactttttataactttacaaATTGTTTCAGTTTGtgatactaataaaaatatttttgagatcaaaattatattacattgcaaaaactaagaaataattatttgttttcttgaattcttttttgttaaattatattatatttgaaaatacacagctaattttaataataagtttatgaattaaatcttaaataaaatatttatctaaaaactTACAGCGGACGCTGGCATATTAACACTGCAATTTATTTTGGTAACATAACGACTTTCCATTTGCCATGTGCAGTGATTTTCACCTTGATAGTTATAGGGAAAACCAGGATTATAGACATAATATGTCTGTCCAGCTTCTAAATTTTGATAGTAATTGCAAGCAGATTTAATCCCATTTAGCATCGAGAGTGATAGCAGGAAGCCAAATAAAACCTTGACTAATTGTGAGATTATTGgaattgtgtatttttattagactatttaaataatttttacataaaaatttcgtATGCtacttaatatacatatttgaaacttataacatttttttacaaaacttaatattacttctttgtgaaaataatataattttataatacttgacatctcttaatataaaaagaaaaataataagatattagtataaaaagatatacaataaataaatctagggaaagaatttaattacgtataataataattattttataaataaaaaatatataaaataaaagttggatatatgaagtaaaaaaaaatatatataacgggTTTGTCCAAAAAGTTCGTagactaatttttattttccgttATAGCAATACTGATGCATTACAAACATGCAACGCTTACAGCTGTATGCCTTGTTGATTTTcagtacaaattttattttgatcaaaTGTGCTGAACGTTTTTgatatttgtttttgtaaagTCTGTTTTTCAACGTcggaatttttataacatagaGAGTTGGAGAGTGATCTGTTACGggaacaaattattaatgtgaAACGACGACTTTCTTCTGTTTCCTAAAGTCAAAGTGGTGTTTAAGGAACATCATTTAAAAGATGATCAAGAAAGAAACGACAAGGCTCCTCTTTAGGAGCTCTTTCACAAGAAGACCTGCAAAGTTGCTTTCGCCAATGGAAATTGCACTGGCCTAAGTGTAGTATTAGCAGAGATATTCGTGTACCtgaataatgcaaaataaattttttacgaattaaatCTACAAATTTTTTGGACAGGCCACAtgtatagggtaaactcgggtaagatggccatagttttttaaaatgcagaaaacatacttttatttttattattttttaatagtgtttggcatattatcttcactgaagcttaaattacgtaatattattgaaattaaaaggaaaatatttaatagaaattttatattatcaaaatagccatcattggccatcttacccaacttttaaggaaaagatgaccatagtgacgaaaaaatgaccataatatttataaaaaaatagtaaaagcgaaaataaaaattataagtcatataacaatttacatatctttatatgtctaacgtcgttattcgacgttataacagtttttagtggacaaatgaaaaactttgcaggtagtcaaaagtaaaaatatataagattcacaatatcgttatttcgaataatgtatgcacataaactactgtaaatatcgattatctttgataatgactaaaaaagcgcactatgtagcgattattgaaaaaattacagcctatggccatcttttccgtatggccatcataccctagtttaccctatacaTATGATTTTGATTTCGCATTATCTAGcggaaaaaaatcttaattgaCTATTTCTAAAGGCCTGTCATCGGTTGTTTGCTACTGAATAAACGTATCTAAAAGTGTGCTCAAGGGATTGTTGCAGATCCCAAGTTGTGTACTTAACGTTTCAAAGTgtggataataaattaaaaattattcttgtttttttatcttatattattaataagttgAATATGCCAAGCGCATCAAACTGAACTAATGATTTGTTTTGACTGTGTCGATCACTATCAccgtaaaaaaaagttttttataaaagtttataaatcttaaaaagataaatttgctTATTTACCTATCtatagtttctttttaatttttacttttatgcaattatttcaagatatttacgcatattttttatagacagTTTGTAATACCTGCTTGCATGGTACATCTGTTAAAATATTCTGGCACCTTAGGAAGTTAACTTACTTCTGACAAGTAATTACGCTCTATATCGTATAAGTGTCTGCTTTTATTCCCacacgaaaataaaatacccAAAACTGATAATATCTCAGGTACCTTATCTTACAGTTAATTACAGCTTGTAAGAAGATTTGCTACAAAGtcgaatacttttttaaatggcattaatataatcttaagttcgatatgttaaatatactaaaaatactaaaaatattttaaatacgtaAAGTGTTTTAGACATGatgatattttagatatttgatgatgctattaaaatttaaaaaaatatcatataatatgcataagatgttattaatttagtgCTGAAATTGTAGACGTACATACTTTgccaaatttaaaattaattttttcctagcaagtaatgtataataattttttcaaaatttttataatataatataaactaataaatttaaaaaacagatttaagctctcattttttattcagtccaaaataaattttaactgaacttttatataagatttaattaattaattaacatatataatgtaattaaagaattaagtaacatatataatatgttaaaaaatgcaaagttgtagtaataataaaataaaacaaaattttctaaaagaagaaaaaataaattttaatttattttactcaaaGCGTATGTCTACAAAATTAGTTTGCTAATTTATAgaatagtattattttctccataataaaaattttgtattttcttattcttataaGTTAGagtttaattagaatttaattaatattgaaattgattACTGTGTTGAAACACATTAAAAGGTCAATAATGACATCTTATGACAATAATGATATCTTATCTTGCAGATGTGGCATTAAAGTAGAACACATGTTACTTTTCgcatatgataaaaatgatgaagtaataaataaaaaagtattattattatatttttgttatatatataaacaaataaatttaattagtatataaaaatataatatagaagcaataaaaaaattccaataaaCCTATAAAttgatactatttttttttgtatacgttataatattgcatttaaacACAACATATTGAGGATTTCATAACATAAAAGTATAAGTCcgaaatttaactttataaaaatgaggAAAACGGTActtgatacataaaaatacgtctaaatattttttaatatttatttttataattattagatcaattaatacacaattttgttataaaatgcaaaatagaCATAGTGTCcgataattcgtaaaaaatctctcgtgTACAGATAGAACGAatcaaactgagcaaaaaagtcctttaccattttgggtatttttgcaataattattgagaaattaattaaaaaatattgaccaATTTGCGTCAATATATTAGCGCTTTACGAAAAGACAGCCCGCTGTCACGCGGTCGCTAAGAGCACAGCGAAAAGAGGCAGCCTGCTGTCACGCGGTCGCTAGGAGTACAGCGAGAAGAAACAGCCCGTTGTTACACGGTTACTATGCGTGCGACTAGTACAGCGTGACAGCAGGCTGGCTTTTCTCGCCACGTGCTAATACTCACACgaattggtcgatattttaaaattaatttcttaataattattctgaaaatcgtaAAACAATACAGAACTTTTTTGCGCAGTTTGATCCGCTCTATCTGTACACGAGAGATTACCAGACACTCTATATAGAACTatgatatcttaatatttcttttttttttaattgacggTATGGTTTTATGTTATGAAATCCTCGATAtgtttatacagggtgtctgataattagtaaaaaatctCTCGTATACAGATAGAACGGAAATGGAGCAAAAAatcctttaccattttgcaatttttgcaataattattgagaaattaattaaaaaataccgACAAATTCGCGCCAATATATTAGCGAAAAAACAACTCGCTGTCATGCAATTTAgtccatattttttaattaataattattgtaaattctgtaataattctcaataattattgtaaaaattgcaaaatggtaaagaACTTTTCTATTCAGTTTAATGCGCGCTATCTGCTCAcgaacgttgattcaatctttaccggacaccctgcatatagatacataaataCAGAGTGGCCTCAATTTAAATGGTAAAACTTCGAGAGCATGGAGACCGAGAAACTAAAACAAAAAGTCCTTTAGAGATTTGCTCGTTTTTGTTCCAATTTGggagaaaatcgcaaaaaaaaaaacaaaataagtttttatttttttatttatttatttattcatattattatctacaggggacaccctgtatatatatacatatatacatacatacatgtacatatatatatatacatttgtatgcTATCTTTTGCGATAGAAAGTATGAGAATACAAGATGTCCCATCAAAAATgctactattttttttttatttttttaaattagaagagatagattataagaaatatatttacatatatttaattatataactcgTTCTCTGAACAATTCATATTCCTTTGACTTACCTAATCTATTTTCCTTTCTGTTGatgattttcttttctttctgacAATATAAGACAGCATAAGTATCGACAATGAAATGAAACATGTCGATCGAAGTCCTTTACTGTATTTGAAGCACGTATAGACCGGAGTTATCATGGaagacataaaatattttatttctgatttctgatttttaattGCCGTTCTTTTCGGGCAACGCGTCATGCGCCGTTTGAACTGATTGTGAGCGCTTGTAATGTTACTTGCATGACGGGTTGCCTTGTTCAGGCCTTGATAGGTCTCTGACATTCTTCATCATAATGAGACGTTTCTAATCCAAGTTCAGTTGCCAAAAATAATCCTTAGGATGCCCCCGACAATCTCTGAAAGTTTGTTTGTTGAACATCCGAATagtctgtatatatgtacataaatgcTTTATTAAAGTACACAATCATATTACA is part of the Anoplolepis gracilipes chromosome 2, ASM4749672v1, whole genome shotgun sequence genome and harbors:
- the LOC140676024 gene encoding venom serine protease 34-like; amino-acid sequence: MQAVKVLFGFLLSLSMLNGIKSACNYYQNLEAGQTYYVYNPGFPYNYQGENHCTWQMESRYVTKINCSVNMPASANGCTQDTLSVQIAGKNVQKYCGNGSLILEGMNPIIKLDSLSYSKGGKFLCEIRAEKPFDENNCKCGWKKTTKIVGGKETGINEYPMMCGLVDSTMKMIYCGCTIISQQYVLTAAHCVENRNINTIGVIVGEHDVSRGNETKATKLFRVSSCKMHPYYKDIHNDIAVCNIIGTIQYSAEVGPVCLPFHHEQDSFAGSKVDMLGWGLLEFGGAKSTTLQKVSLNVISSSTCHYYYPELTDGNICTYTPGKDSCQMDSGGPVLWQNPTTSKLVLVGIISTGVGCGSKIPAVSTRTGAFINWIMSVTPGVQYCKAE